Part of the Sulfoacidibacillus ferrooxidans genome, TCCCTTTAACTACTATTAAATCTAATGTGTTCGGAACATCTTGTGTGCTTGAAGCATGTCGTTTATGTGGCATCTCTCGAGTCATACTTTTAAGTTCGGAATGTGTTTACGGTGAAACTGAAATTTCAGTTGACACTGAAGAAAATCATGCATTACATCCAACTACACCCTACGGGGTTAGTAAAGCAGCAATTGATATGTTGGGACTTGTTTACAATACCCAATATCAAATGGACACTATTTCTCTTAGGATCAGTCAAATATATGGTCCAGGGCAAGTAATGCAAGAAGATATTAAAGATGCCGTAAAGATGGCCATTTCAGGCCAACAGTATCAGAGATCCTTCGGTAGAGATCAAACTTTTCAATTCATACATGTAGAAGATGTTTCGCGTGCAACGATCGCAGCGTGTACTGTTGGAGACCATCAATCGAATGTATACAACATCACTGGAGGGACTATCACGACTCTAGGCGAGGTCTTAGATCTCATTTTAGAGTTAATTCCAAGTTTTCAATTTGAAGTTGGAGAAGGCAACTTGGGTTATGAAGAACGTGGAATATTTAATATTTCAAAGGCTAAGCAAGAACTCAATTTTTTTCCAAGTATATCTCTAGAGGATGGAATTCGTAGTTATGTGGAGTGGTTAGGGGAAAATCTTAACTAATTATACTATTTGATAAGGGGAGTGTTACTATGTCTTTTCAATGGCCAGAAGGATACCGTGCTGGTGCTTTTATCACATTCGATGTAGATGGGGTAGTAGGTTTTGAAGGTTCAGCCATTGGGTCACTTCAAAATCGTCCGTGTGTACGATCCATGACTGATTATGAGCCACGTGTTGGTGTTCCAAGAATACTGTCAGTTCTCGATGATGCCGCTGTACCAGCTACTTTTTTTATTCCCGGTAAACTAGCTGAATTATACCCTGATATGGTAAAAAATATCCTTCGTGCTGGACATGAGGTAGGACATCATGGACATTTTCACTATAAGCCAGATCGTATTTCATTTGAAGATGAGGTGAAAGAGATTGATCTAGCATTACCAATTTTAGAGGATCTAATAGGGGATAAAGTATTTGGATCTAGAACTCCTGGATGGGCTCCAAGTGCAAATACTTTGAAATTACTTGCAGAGCGTGGGATGTTGTATGATTCAAGTTTAATGGGTCACGATGAACCTTATAGAACAACAGAAGGATTGTTAGAGCTACCTTGTTTATGGTCTCTTGATGATTGGGAGCAATGGGGATACCTTCCGTTTGAAGGATGGGAATATCCTATTGAAGAACCAGACAAGGTGAAACGAATGTGGAATGCTCATTTTCAAGCAATTGTAGAGGCTGGAGGATCCTTTGTTCTAACTTTGCATCCATGGATAAGTGGACGTCCTGTTTATGCAAAGGTTTTAAAAGATCTATTAATGGAATGGAAGAATACCCCTGGAGTATGGTGGACAAACGCTAAAGAGCTTACACTTTATGCTAATAGTTTGGAGTTATAAAGGTAGTTAATTACATGACAAATGAGAGTGGGGATACCCCCACTCTGCATATTGAAATTCGATTAGTCAAAAAGTAATTATTAAACTTAGGGTGGTGGATGAGGTGGCTTTTAAAGGAGAACTTAAGAGAGAAATGAATTTACTTGATTTAACAATGGCGAGTGTAAGTGGAGTGATTGGATCAGGATGGTTATTAGCCGCTATCACAAGTTCTACTTATGCTGGCCCTGCAGCCATCATTTCGTGGATTATTGGCGGAGTATTCATGCTAATTCTTGCCTTGCCATTTATTGAATTAAGTTCAGCAATACCGGAATCCGGATCTCTTGCACGATATCCACACTACTCACATGGATCCTTTACTAGTTTACTAATGGGCTGGGGATTGTTCCTTAGTTATGCTGTTGTACCTGCAACGGAAGCAGAAGCAGCTGTACAATATGCTAATGGGTATCTTCCAGGCCTATATTCCAATAATGGAACATTAACAGGAATAGGTATTTTAATAGCATCCGTACTACTCATTGTATTTTTTGTTATTAATTATTTCGGGGTACGATTATTTGCTAAGGTTAATACCACTGTTACTATTCTAAAAGTGATTATTCCACTGGGAACTGCTTTATTATTTATTTTTTCTGCTTTTCATCCAGGTAATTTTAGTGAAGTTTCAAAGGGCGGATTTATGCCGTATGGATTCCAAGGCGTATTAGCAGCTGTTTCCCTTGGGGGTATAGCCTTTTCTTATGAGGGATTTAGACAGGCAATTGATCTTGCAGGAGAGGGCCGCAACCCACAAAAAAACATTCCTAGAGCTGTTATTATATCATTAGTATTATCAATGGTGATTTATTTATTACTTCAAGTGGCTTTTATTGGTGCATTAACAGCGGGAGATCTAGCACACGGTTGGGCTAAATTGAACTTATCATCACCCTTTGCAGATTTAGCATTATCATTAAATATGGGGTGGTTGGCTATTATACTTTACGCCGACGCATCTTATAGCCCTGCGGGATCTGGGCTAGTCTATACTGCTTCAGCAGCTAGAGTGCTTTGGGCAATACCTAAGAATGGTTATGGGCCTAAATGGTTATCGCACGTTAGCTCAAAATACCTAGTACCTACTTCTGCTTTATGGGTCGGTCTTGTAATATCATTCTTATGTTTACTCCCTTTTCCGGCTTGGAGTGAACTGATTGGTATTAATACATCGTTTGGTGTTATCACATATATGATGGGACCATCATCAGCA contains:
- a CDS encoding NAD-dependent epimerase/dehydratase family protein — translated: MNILITGGRGFVGKYIVRDLIANGHHVIDYNRDIYPPISSDLHFPVYGDLFDIPRLESLIRQFQVDRVIHTAGLSHPAVSVDVPLTTIKSNVFGTSCVLEACRLCGISRVILLSSECVYGETEISVDTEENHALHPTTPYGVSKAAIDMLGLVYNTQYQMDTISLRISQIYGPGQVMQEDIKDAVKMAISGQQYQRSFGRDQTFQFIHVEDVSRATIAACTVGDHQSNVYNITGGTITTLGEVLDLILELIPSFQFEVGEGNLGYEERGIFNISKAKQELNFFPSISLEDGIRSYVEWLGENLN
- a CDS encoding polysaccharide deacetylase family protein → MSFQWPEGYRAGAFITFDVDGVVGFEGSAIGSLQNRPCVRSMTDYEPRVGVPRILSVLDDAAVPATFFIPGKLAELYPDMVKNILRAGHEVGHHGHFHYKPDRISFEDEVKEIDLALPILEDLIGDKVFGSRTPGWAPSANTLKLLAERGMLYDSSLMGHDEPYRTTEGLLELPCLWSLDDWEQWGYLPFEGWEYPIEEPDKVKRMWNAHFQAIVEAGGSFVLTLHPWISGRPVYAKVLKDLLMEWKNTPGVWWTNAKELTLYANSLEL
- a CDS encoding APC family permease — translated: MNLLDLTMASVSGVIGSGWLLAAITSSTYAGPAAIISWIIGGVFMLILALPFIELSSAIPESGSLARYPHYSHGSFTSLLMGWGLFLSYAVVPATEAEAAVQYANGYLPGLYSNNGTLTGIGILIASVLLIVFFVINYFGVRLFAKVNTTVTILKVIIPLGTALLFIFSAFHPGNFSEVSKGGFMPYGFQGVLAAVSLGGIAFSYEGFRQAIDLAGEGRNPQKNIPRAVIISLVLSMVIYLLLQVAFIGALTAGDLAHGWAKLNLSSPFADLALSLNMGWLAIILYADASYSPAGSGLVYTASAARVLWAIPKNGYGPKWLSHVSSKYLVPTSALWVGLVISFLCLLPFPAWSELIGINTSFGVITYMMGPSSALVLRKTAPNLRRLIKIKGLNWIGLIGFIFGGLIIYWTSWPSVGYVGLALFVGFLLFLYYYRKNHLPTRDIKAGLWFVAMMITMVLISYLGSFGGIGWIQYPWDIVVVAVVCVFFYFWSVRSGYETEAIINLVASMEEHNLTLDPSSISDKHDFNQSF